A stretch of Anolis sagrei isolate rAnoSag1 chromosome X, rAnoSag1.mat, whole genome shotgun sequence DNA encodes these proteins:
- the APC2 gene encoding adenomatous polyposis coli protein 2 isoform X2: MPLMGPIHSEEDKSMAELKMPGCLASYDQLVRQVEALKTENTHLRRELEDNSLHLSKLENETSGMKEVLKHLQGKLEQEATTMVSLGQMEVLDQLKALQMDITSLYNLTFPPPSVPAPPPSCPEDSPAHSVSLQRKDSLGDLSRATLRLLEELDRERCFLLGEIEKEEKEKLWYYTQLQSLSKRLDELPHVETFSMQMDLIRQQLEFEAQHIRTLMEERFGTTDEMVQRAQIRVTRLEQIDKELMEAQDKVQQSETPLSGKRSDGDAATVEIPTHPEEEGEDQPGGSKVEMVFWLLSMLATRDKEDMSRTLLAMSSSQESCLAMRKSGCLPLLVQILHDADRGPGAPQSPGAAGKDCRMRANAALHNIVFSQPDEGQAKKEMRVLHILEQIRSYSETCWDWLKMQNREAGKSPDGAAGPVPIEPQICQATCATMKLSFDEDYRHAMNELGGLQAVAELLQVDYEMHGATQDPLNLALRRYTGMALTNLTFGDVVNKAALCSRQRCMQAIVAQLASDSEELHQVVSSILRNLSWRADINSKKVLREVGSVTALMQCALRAAKESTLKSILSALWNLSAHSTENKAAICGVEGALGFLVSTLTYKCQTNSLAIIESGGGILRNVSSLIATREDYRLVLREHSCLQTLLQHLKSHSLTIVSNACGTLWNLSARSSKDQELLWDLGAVSMLRNLVHSKHKMIAMGSAAALRNLLANRPLKYKDAMVISPGSCMPSLYMRKQKALEAELDAKHLAETFDSMEKQTLKSQSSKKPMRHIDSLAKDYASDSGCFDDDEVPNVSSSVETGNASVLSMFLNNSFLQGQASPRAVAQRRGPEPEKDESGKPTEAKKVPPVLLPPDNEVSLAAEKLAKKITTTVAKMDKLVEDISTLHTSSDDSFSLSSEDHCLDWQYVSDEVHEARAQSCSPCRLSDAGGFVKREDLSRAHPLLRLKTAYTSLSNDSLNSGSTSDGYCTKEHMKPCARTTFVDFRDELHRYQKRPSRLDLKNILMNRPEKMEQPVKKLPESGEVAEKPELLEKFKKATVSSGRMVAEKEKECEQKEPRNELDPDPKVHTIKLSPSYQHIPFMENVDNGIMGQSGGKSYYSILSEQLNKIPEKLPVQMAGQGEPEQLQKYSVEDTPICFSRCSSLSSLSSADNVLDGQSENEMDSDSSLEIIEVEQVDEPHKEDEKSKREVELLPAVSQPISIPFPKKEKMFLQGASPSRLDDLTPSSSSENYIQETPLVMSRCSSVSSLGSFESPSIASSIQSEPCSEMISGTISPSELPDSPGQTMPPSRSKTPLFELNGQPEKEASQFNIQWENNVKKFMEITDFKERFQMPQDLDSMVYFTVEKPNENFSCASSLSALPLHEHYIQKDVELKLIPPFPEKNGLSFMAHDKREEERVIESQRKPERLELTSDEDIEILKECINSAMPSRFRKVHTSLVSGQILNSQSKKSMQLPVYMLVPANSHLGISKHRRAAVAQHKSYIGAEEDSFTDSAEGTPVNFSSAASLSDETLQYPMKEEADSKHCSGKRKELTGAGSKMEARQYERGGPCAGKLTSSHSTPTKMVSSCKHRTGSNHTSPLHTGRAQSAESRRGRIPLKNLELTLVKHGGLRASSEGNRSRKEASREDKGHDDMVFPSFCHTTPTEEAVYCFYENDSDDLTELGVKNSPKRKASTAGKGQKKECWVAKREPEVSSRPQHPQAKTKMAAKLRSNLIVDETPPCYSLSSSLSSLSDLEVYSNGERGQLYGNRGLRRPLALARRHDLRAALTKRRDSSASSLSYNSEDDLLQKCMGLAVPKKRRHSAKRRNAEKERKGLRAKEWKSEAMLDDGRASDLDSVDWKAIQEGANSIVTWLHQASSSFRREPSSESDSILSFMSSLSTSSPLELSQDRKDKKRGKKCSGGGYLEKKERPRAFQDGKKQVETRIASSRNGQPEKNAGQQAPLTNLPVVFRGRTVIYMPKVAKESQVQSPRCTPKKTGPVTKTESPLKNGNLNQQRSRSLHRPGKISEIADLSLPKRSATPPARMTKAPSSGSSRTSTPSQPNQKKLTSPSQQQPSRQASPRGSVKADSNSSSPGANPKPAQKSPAPKQHKTQKSPVRIPFMQKPAKKTILMRNTMPVLEEQVGRGCVAGRDPRPKSNVKGTLQSSRLNLVRVSSARSVSGESDRSGFLRQLTFIKESSTLLMRHRTELSSSEPRSSSPCSSLSQGASPRRGRLGLPTVFLCSSRCDDLKAEKPLGASQRPVIPRGPLSGQRAPVGIKPPRRTSSESPSRLPVKTNNLPPEPFKRYSSSPQINVTKRTASPASTVPCCPESLAARKKSEEGLKLPVVPAPGIPEKHPGDEHVQHQPQQQQPSMVRGTWKRIRDEDITHILKSTLPSTALPLVNALQEEADQQALKALQRKTSDAVVQTEDFPTTKTNSSTSPTLEIPREMPKISSEGYDGSGKATAVPLSLTHEGPISSLGNFPPSRHGSPSRAARVTPFNYTPSPMAEPPVSDKQPEKVDV, encoded by the exons CTCTCCAGATGGACATCACCAGCCTGTACAACCTGACGTTCCCCCCTCCGTCTGTGCCGGCACCCCCGCCCTCCTGCCCTGAGGACAGTCCAGCCCATTCGGTGTCCCTCCAGAGGAAGGACAGCTTGGGGGACCTCAGCCGGGCCACCCTCCGGCTCCTGGAGGAACTTGACAGGGAGAG GTGTTTCCTGTTGGGTGAAAttgaaaaagaggagaaggagaaactaTGGTATTATACTCAACTGCAAAGCCTTTCCAAGAGGTTGGATGAGTTGCCGCACGTGGAGACA TTCTCCATGCAAATGGACCTGATCCGCCAGCAACTGGAGTTTGAAGCCCAACACATCCGGACTCTCATGGAGGAACGTTTTGGGACGACGGACGAAATGGTGCAAAGGGCGCAG ATCCGTGTCACTCGATTGGAGCAGATCGACAAGGAGTTGATGGAGGCGCAAGACAAAGTGCAACAGTCCGAGACACCG CTCAGTGGGAAACGATCGGACGGAGACGCCGCCACCGTGGAGATCCCCACGCATCccgaagaagaaggggaggaccAGCCGGGTGGCAGCAAG GTGGAGATGGTCTTCTGGCTCCTCTCCATGCTGGCCACCCGGGACAAGGAAGACATGTCCCGTACCTTGCTGGCCATGTCCAGCTCCCAGGAAAGCTGCCTGGCCATGCGCAAGTCAGGCTGCCTCCCACTCCTGGTCCAGATCCTGCATGATGCCGACCGGGGACCAGGTGCCCCCCAGAGCCCAGGGGCGGCCGGGAAGGACTGCCGCATGCGGGCCAACGCCGCCCTCCACAACATTGTCTTCTCGCAGCCGGACGAGGGCCAGGCCAAGAAGGAGATGCGGGTACTGCACATTCTGGAGCAGATCCGGTCCTATTCGGAAACCTGCTGGGATTGGCTCAAGATGCAAAACAGGGAAGCCGGGAAGAGCCCTGATGGGGCAGCAG GTCCAGTCCCCATTGAGCCCCAAATCTGCCAAGCAACTTGTGCCACAATGAAGCTTTCCTTTGACGAAGATTATCGCCACGCCATGAACGAACTGG GGGGTCTCCAAGCCGTCGCCGAGCTGCTCCAGGTGGACTATGAAATGCATGGTGCGACCCAGGACCCACTCAACCTGGCACTCAGGCGCTACACAGGCATGGCACTCACCAACCTCACTTTTGGGGACGTTGTCAACAAG GCTGCCTTGTGCTCCCGCCAAAGGTGCATGCAGGccattgtggctcagctggcgtCCGACAGCGAGGAGCTGCACCAG GTGGTATCCAGCATCCTGCGAAACCTCTCCTGGAGGGCTGACATTAACAGCAAGAAGGTTCTGCGTGAAGTAGGCAGCGTCACCGCCTTGATGCAATGCGCCTTGCGGGCCGCCAAG GAATCCACACTCAAGAGCATCCTCAGCGCTTTGTGGAATCTGTCTGCTCACAGCACCGAGAACAAAGCAGCCATTTGCGGGGTGGAGGGGGCCCTGGGCTTCCTGGTCAGCACCCTCACCTACAAGTGCCAGACCAACTCGCTTGCCATCATCGAGAGTGGAGGAGGCATCCTCCGAAACGTCTCCAGTCTCATCGCTACACGGGAAGACTACCG GCTCGTCCTACGGGAGCATAGCTGCCTTCAGACCCTGCTCCAGCACCTGAAGTCTCACAGCCTCACCATTGTCAGCAATGCCTGTGGCACCCTCTGGAACCTCTCAGCTCGCAGCTCCAAAGACCAGGAACTACTGTGGGACCTGGGGGCGGTCAGCATGCTCCGCAACCTGGTCCACTCAAAGCATAAGATGATCGCCATGGGCAGTGCAGCCGCCCTCCGCAACCTCCTGGCCAACCGACCTCTCAAGTACAAAGACGCCATGGTTATCTCACCGGGTTCCTGCATGCCCTCGCTGTACATGCGGAAACAGAAGGCACTGGAAGCCGAGCTGGACGCCAAACACTTGGCCGAGACCTTTGACAGTATGGAGAAGCAGACACTGAAGAGCCAAAGCTCCAAGAAGCCCATGCGGCACATTGACAGCTTGGCAAAGGACTACGCTTCTGATTCGGGGTGCTTCGATGACGATGAGGTGCCCAATGTGTCCAGCAGCGTAGAAACAGGCAACGCGTCGGTCCTCTCCATGTTTCTTAACAATTCCTTCCTCCAAGGCCAGGCGTCGCCAAGAGCTGTTGCCCAAAGGAGAGGCCCAGAGCCAGAAAAGGATGAAAGTGGGAAGCCGACAGAAGCCAAGAAGGTCCCACCGGTCCTCTTGCCCCCCGACAACGAAGTTTCCTTGGCGGCTGAGAAACTGGCCAAAAAGATCACCACCACTGTAGCTAAGATGGATAAGCTGGTAGAAGACATCTCCACCCTCCATACTTCCTCCGATGACAGTTTCAGTCTCAGCTCAGAGGACCATTGTCTTGACTGGCAGTATGTTTCTGATGAGGTCCATGAAGCCCGCGCTCAGTCATGCTCCCCGTGCCGGTTGTCTGACGCCGGCGGTTTCGTCAAGCGGGAAGATCTGAGCCGGGCTCACCCCCTTTTACGGCTAAAGACCGCCTACACTAGCTTGTCCAATGATAGCCTCAATAGCGGAAGCACCAGCGATGGCTATTGCACCAAGGAGCACATGAAACCATGTGCAAGAACCACCTTTGTGGACTTCAGGGATGAATTACACCGCTATCAGAAACGGCCTAGCCGGCTCGACTTGAAGAACATCCTGATGAATCGGCCAGAGAAGATGGAACAGCCAGTGAAGAAACTTCCAGAGTCTGGGGAGGTGGCAGAGAAACCGGAACTTCTTGAGAAGTTCAAGAAAGCCACAGTTTCATCTGGCAGAATGGTTgctgagaaagaaaaggaatgtgAGCAAAAAGAGCCGAGGAACGAGCTTGATCCTGATCCAAAGGTTCACACCATTAAGCTCTCCCCGTCATACCAACACATCCCCTTCATGGAAAATGTGGACAATGGAATCATGGGGCAGTCAGGAGGCAAATCTTATTATTCCATTTTGTCAGAACAGCTCAATAAGATTCCGGAGAAGCTCCCGGTCCAGATGGCAGGACAAGGAGAACCGGAGCAGCTGCAGAAATATTCAGTGGAGGACACCCCAATTTGCTTTTCCCGATGCAGTTCCCTCTCATCCCTTTCCTCAGCTGACAATGTGCTGGATGGGCAAAGCGAGAATGAGATGGACAGTGACTCCTCTTTGGAGATCATTGAAGTGGAACAAGTGGATGAACCACACAAGGAAGATGAGAAGTCCAAAAGGGAGGTGGAACTCCTCCCTGCTGTCTCACAGCCCATCTCCATCCCCTTCCCCAAGAAAGAGAAGATGTTCCTTCAGGGAGCATCACCATCCCGACTTGATGACTTGACCCCTTCCAGCTCCTCCGAGAACTATATCCAGGAAACGCCCTTGGTGATGAGCCGCTGTAGTTCGGTCAGTTCCCTGGGCAGTTTTGAGAGTCCTTCCATTGCCAGTTCAATCCAAAGCGAGCCCTGCAGTGAAATGATTAGCGGCACCATCAGCCCAAGTGAGTTGCCAGACAGTCCTGGGCAAACAATGCCCCCAAGCCGCAGTAAGACGCCTCTCTTTGAACTGAATGGCCAACCAGAGAAGGAGGCCAGTCAGTTCAACATCCAGTGGGAGAACAACGTCAAGAAGTTCATGGAGATCACTGACTTCAAGGAACGTTTTCAGATGCCCCAAGACCTGGACTCCATGGTCTACTTCACTGTGGAGAAACCCAACGAGAACTTTTCCTGCGCCTCCAGCTTGAGTGCTTTGCCCCTCCATGAGCACTACATCCAAAAAGACGTTGAACTGAAACTTATCCCCCCATTCCCGGAAAAGAATGGCTTGAGCTTCATGGCCCATgacaagagagaagaagagagggtcATTGAGAGCCAAAGGAAGCCAGAAAGACTCGAATTGACTTCTGACGAGGATATCGAGATCTTGAAGGAATGCATCAATTCAGCCATGCCATCCCGTTTTCGGAAGGTCCATACCTCCCTCGTCTCAGGCCAGATTTTGAACTCACAGTCCAAGAAATCGATGCAACTTCCGGTCTACATGCTGGTCCCTGCCAATTCCCATTTGGGCATCTCCAAGCATAGACGGGCTGCTGTTGCCCAGCACAAAAGCTACATCGGCGCCGAGGAGGATTCCTTCACTGACTCTGCAGAAGGAACCCCAGTCAACTTCTCCAGCGCTGCTTCCCTGAGTGATGAGACACTTCAGTACCCAATGAAGGAGGAAGCAGACTCGAAGCATTGttcagggaaaaggaaggaactgACTGGAGCAGGAAGCAAGATGGAAGCCAGACAGTATGAACGAGGTGGCCCATGCGCCGGAAAACTGACCTCCAGCCACTCAACTCCAACCAAAATGGTTTCCTCTTGCAAGCACAGGACTGGGTCAAACCACACCAGCCCACTTCACACAGGCAGGGCCCAATCCGCTGAGTCCAGGAGAGGACGCATTCCTCTCAAGAACCTGGAACTGACCCTTGTGAAGCACGGTGGTCTGAGGGCTTCTTCAGAGGGAAACCGTTCCAGGAAGGAAGCCTCCCGAGAGGACAAGGGGCATGACGACAtggtcttcccttccttctgtcacACCACGCCGACCGAAGAGGCGGTTTACTGTTTCTACGAGAATGACTCGGATGACCTGACAGAGTTGGGCGTGAAGAATTCACCCAAGAGGAAAGCCAGCACTGCTGGGAAAGGCCAAAAGAAAGAGTGCTGGGTGGCCAAGAGGGAACCGGAGGTAAGTTCTAGGCCGCAGCATCCTCAGGCTAAAACCAAGATGGCGGCCAAGCTTCGCAGCAACCTCATTGTGGATGAGACTCCGCCATGTTATTCCCTCAGCTCTTCACTCAGTTCCCTCAGTGACCTGGAGGTCTACAGCAATGGAGAGAGAGGGCAACTGTACGGCAACCGGGGTCTCCGCCGACCATTGGCCCTCGCCCGCCGGCATGATTTGAGAGCAGCCTTGACGAAAAGGAGGGACAGTTCTGCCAGTTCCCTCAGTTACAATTCAGAGGATGATCTCCTGCAGAAGTGTATGGGCTTGGCCGTGCCTAAAAAGAGACGGCATTCGGCCAAGAGGCGGAACGCTGAAAAGGAGCGGAAGGGACTCCGGGCCAAGGAGTGGAAGTCGGAGGCCATGCTGGACGACGGAAGAGCATCAGACTTGGACAGCGTGGACTGGAAAGCCATTCAGGAAGGAGCAAACTCCATTGTCACGTGGCTCCACCAAGCGTCCTCTTCCTTCAGGAGAGAGCCGTCTTCAGAATCAGACTCCATCCTCTCCTTCATGTCCAGCCTTTCCACCAGCTCCCCTCTGGAGCTTTCCCAGGACAGGAAAGacaagaagagagggaagaagtgCTCTGGTGGGGGTTACCTGGAGAAGAAAGAGCGTCCCAGGGCTTTCCAAGATGGGAAGAAGCAGGTGGAAACCAGAATAGCCAGCAGCAGGAACGGGCAGCCAGAGAAAAATGCAGGGCAGCAGGCACCACTGACCAACTTACCAGTTGTCTTCCGTGGCCGAACAGTGATCTACATGCCCAAAGTGGCCAAGGAATCCCAAGTGCAGAGCCCCAGGTGTACCCCTAAGAAAACAGGGCCTGTAACGAAGACTGAGTCCCCCCTGAAGAATGGAAATCTGAACCAGCAGAGATCCCGGAGTCTCCACAGGCCAGGAAAGATTTCAGAGATTGCAGACCTTTCCTTGCCCAAACGGAGTGCGACACCTCCTGCCCGCATGACCAAAGCGCCTTCTTCGGGATCGTCCAGGACGTCCACACCATCACAGCCCAACCAAAAGAAGCTGACATCACCATCACAACAGCAGCCCAGCAGGCAAGCATCGCCTCGTGGTAGTGTGAAGGCAGATTCGAACTCCAGCTCCCCTGGTGCCAACCCCAAACCGGCCCAGAAATCGCCTGCCCCAAAGCAACATAAAACACAGAAATCCCCTGTCCGCATCCCCTTCATGCAAAAACCTGCAAAGAAGACTATATTGATGAGGAATACCATGCCGGTGTTGGAGGAACAAGTGGGGCGTGGGTGTGTTGCGGGCAGAGATCCCAGACCCAAGAGCAATGTGAAAGGCACCCTTCAGTCCAGCCGGCTCAATTTGGTCCGGGTCTCTTCGGCAAGATCGGTCAGCGGCGAGTCCGACCGCTCAGGCTTCCTGCGGCAGCTGACGTTCATCAAGGAATCCTCCACTCTTCTCATGCGGCACCGCACTGAGCTCTCTTCCTCAGAGCCCAGGTCTTCCTCTCCCTGCTCCTCTCTCTCCCAAGGCGCTTCTCCTCGGAGAGGCAGGCTCGGCCTCCCAACAGTATTTCTCTGTTCATCCAGGTGTGATGACCTCAAGGCGGAGAAACCTCTTGGTGCAAGCCAACGGCCTGTCATCCCTCGGGGGCCTCTTTCTGGCCAACGAGCCCCTGTTGGGATCAAGCCTCCAAGGCGAACCAGTTCGGAAAGCCCCTCCAGGCTCCCAGTGAAAACAAACAACCTCCCCCCAGAGCCCTTCAAGCGTTATTCTTCATCCCCTCAGATTAACGTCACCAAGCGGACCGCCAGTCCAGCATCCACAGTGCCATGTTGTCCCGAATCGCTGGCTGCGAGGAAGAAGAGCGAGGAGGGCCTCAAACTGCCAGTGGTACCTGCTCCAGGGATTCCAGAGAAACACCCAGGAGATGAACATGTGCAACATCAGCCACAACAACAGCAGCCATCCATGGTGAGAGGGACGTGGAAGAGAATTCGCGATGAAGACATTACCCATATCCTGAAAAGCACCCTCCCATCAACTGCACTGCCGCTGGTCAATGCCTTGCAGGAAGAAGCGGACCAACAGGCCCTGAAAGCTCTCCAGAGGAAGACGAGTGATGCTGTCGTCCAAACAGAAGACTTCCCCACCACCAAGACCAACTCCAGTACCTCCCCGACACTGGAGATCCCGCGGGAGATGCCCAAAATCTCCTCCGAGGGCTATGACGGTTCGGGCAAAGCCACAGCGGTGCCCCTCTCTTTGACCCACGAAGGGCCCATCAGCTCCTTGGGGAACTTTCCACCCAGCAGGCATGGCTCGCCCAGCCGTGCTGCACGGGTGACCCCTTTCAACTACACCCCAAGCCCCATGGCGGAGCCGCCGGTCAGTGACAAACAGCCGGAGAAGGTGGACGTTTGA